One Dunckerocampus dactyliophorus isolate RoL2022-P2 chromosome 18, RoL_Ddac_1.1, whole genome shotgun sequence genomic region harbors:
- the cacng1b gene encoding voltage-dependent calcium channel gamma-1 subunit isoform X2, producing MFEEQATKVKITSVVIVVGMSSMLAAVVTDHWAVLSPRVDKFNATCEAAHFGLWRLCKKSIFIVEEDPQGKGCGPISLPGAKNCSYFKHFTSGEEAEVFEVKTQKEYNISAAAIAIFSLFFMILGTLCVIFSFGKGRDYLLRPAGMFFAFAEVMRQSVKRMIDSDETIWIEYYYSWSFTCACASFTLLILSGVALLLISMPHMPRNPWETCMDAEPDTLD from the exons ATGTTTGAGGAGCAGGCCACCAAGGTAAAGATCACCTCAGTGGTCATCGTGGTGGGCATGTCGTCCATGCTGGCCGCCGTTGTGACCGACCACTGGGCAGTGCTGAGCCCCCGCGTGGACAAGTTCAACGCCACCTGCGAGGCCGCCCACTTTGGCCTCTGGAGGCTGTGCAAAAAAAGCATCTTCATCGTGGAGGAGGACCCCCAGGGCAAAGGCTGTGGACCCATCAGCTTACCTGGAG CAAAAAACTGCTCCTACTTCAAACACTTTACATCAGGAGAAGAAGCTGAAGTTTTTGAAGTGAAGACCCAGAAGG AGTACAACATCTCTGCGGCGGCCATCGCCATTTTCAGTCTGTTCTTCATGATCTTGGGAACCCTCTGTGTCATCTTCTCCTTCGGGAAGGGGCGGGACTATCTGCTGCGTCCTGCTGGGATGTTCTTTGCCTTTGCAG AAGTTATGCGACAGTCCGTCAAGCGTATGATTGACAGCGATGAGACCATCTGGATTGAGTACTACTACTCATGGTCCTTCACCTGCGCCTGCGCCTCCTTCACTCTCCTCATCCTCAGCGGAGTGGCACTCCTCCTTATCTCTATGCCCCACATGCCCAGAAACCCCTGGGAGACCTGCATGGATGCTGAGCCTGACACCTTAGATTAG
- the cacng1b gene encoding voltage-dependent calcium channel gamma-1 subunit isoform X1: MFEEQATKVKITSVVIVVGMSSMLAAVVTDHWAVLSPRVDKFNATCEAAHFGLWRLCKKSIFIVEEDPQGKGCGPISLPGAKNCSYFKHFTSGEEAEVFEVKTQKEYNISAAAIAIFSLFFMILGTLCVIFSFGKGRDYLLRPAGMFFAFAGLCIIISVEVMRQSVKRMIDSDETIWIEYYYSWSFTCACASFTLLILSGVALLLISMPHMPRNPWETCMDAEPDTLD; this comes from the exons ATGTTTGAGGAGCAGGCCACCAAGGTAAAGATCACCTCAGTGGTCATCGTGGTGGGCATGTCGTCCATGCTGGCCGCCGTTGTGACCGACCACTGGGCAGTGCTGAGCCCCCGCGTGGACAAGTTCAACGCCACCTGCGAGGCCGCCCACTTTGGCCTCTGGAGGCTGTGCAAAAAAAGCATCTTCATCGTGGAGGAGGACCCCCAGGGCAAAGGCTGTGGACCCATCAGCTTACCTGGAG CAAAAAACTGCTCCTACTTCAAACACTTTACATCAGGAGAAGAAGCTGAAGTTTTTGAAGTGAAGACCCAGAAGG AGTACAACATCTCTGCGGCGGCCATCGCCATTTTCAGTCTGTTCTTCATGATCTTGGGAACCCTCTGTGTCATCTTCTCCTTCGGGAAGGGGCGGGACTATCTGCTGCGTCCTGCTGGGATGTTCTTTGCCTTTGCAG GTCTTTGTATCATCATCTCTGTAGAAGTTATGCGACAGTCCGTCAAGCGTATGATTGACAGCGATGAGACCATCTGGATTGAGTACTACTACTCATGGTCCTTCACCTGCGCCTGCGCCTCCTTCACTCTCCTCATCCTCAGCGGAGTGGCACTCCTCCTTATCTCTATGCCCCACATGCCCAGAAACCCCTGGGAGACCTGCATGGATGCTGAGCCTGACACCTTAGATTAG